The following coding sequences lie in one Leptospira mtsangambouensis genomic window:
- a CDS encoding DUF3332 family protein — MKKILKTALVGLLSFGLLSNCFGKFGAVKAVYSFNGNIQIGTGKLAGFFRSLLMIFPLYFAYGIGSFLDVVIFNLIEFWTDKNPIAMAEYDFDGKLVKEYSQDGQTITLTYTEWGKVLKMEAPTQKGTEAVYFLKEKPEKAFRLINGKYVEILQTSGPILPPAGVKLI, encoded by the coding sequence ATGAAAAAAATATTAAAAACAGCTCTCGTTGGACTTTTGTCCTTCGGTTTGTTGTCGAATTGTTTTGGAAAATTTGGAGCAGTAAAGGCAGTTTATTCTTTTAATGGAAACATCCAAATTGGAACAGGAAAACTTGCTGGTTTCTTTCGATCCCTTTTAATGATTTTCCCACTTTATTTCGCTTATGGAATTGGAAGTTTTTTAGACGTTGTTATTTTCAACCTCATTGAATTCTGGACTGATAAAAATCCAATTGCAATGGCTGAATATGACTTCGACGGAAAACTTGTAAAAGAATACTCACAAGATGGCCAAACCATCACTCTTACTTATACTGAATGGGGTAAAGTTTTGAAAATGGAAGCTCCTACTCAAAAAGGAACTGAAGCTGTGTATTTCCTAAAAGAAAAACCAGAAAAAGCATTCCGTTTGATCAATGGAAAGTATGTAGAAATCCTACAAACTAGCGGACCAATCCTTCCTCCTGCTGGCGTAAAACTCATCTAA